In the genome of Candoia aspera isolate rCanAsp1 chromosome 1, rCanAsp1.hap2, whole genome shotgun sequence, one region contains:
- the VMAC gene encoding vimentin-type intermediate filament-associated coiled-coil protein, translated as MMSSSSPPTPVQIREANAHLAALHGRVAELERRLAAAERTVHGQAESLIRKDAEMRQAVLGLREGKDREIAILEEKLQSSEQHAQKLLNVIQEKDSLIMQLRHRSRLLTKICRSRPVLDNLLAYMAEGEQLSPVLGAQSDSNSPDHSLSLETNCIPDLDLDTKDFSLGDDEQDSDKTLFGTTV; from the exons ATGATGTCTTCATCTTCGCCGCCGACGCCGGTCCAGATTCGCGAGGCTAACGCGCACCTGGCAGCGCTGCACGGACGGGTTGCAGAATTGGAGCGACGGTTGGCAGCTGCGGAGCGCACGGTGCACGGCCAGGCTGAGAGTCTCATCCGGAAGGATGCCGAGATGCGCCAGGCGGTGCTCGGGCTTCGGGAGGGCAAAGACAG ggaAATTGCCATATTGGAGGAGAAGCTGCAGTCTTCTGAACAGCATGCCCAAAAACTGTTAAATGTGATCCAGGAAAAAGACAGTTTGATAATGCAACTGAGGCACAGGAGCCGCTTGCTGACCAAGATCTGCCGTAGCCGTCCAGTCCTGGACAATCTCCTGGCATACATGGCTGAAGGGGAGCAGCTGAGTCCTGTCCTTGGTGCACAAAGTGACAGCAACTCACCAGATCACAGCCTGTCATTGGAGACAAACTGTATTCCAGATCTTGATTTGGACACTAAAGACTTTTCACTTGGGGATGATGAACAGGATTCAGACAAGACTTTGTTTGGGACAACAGTGTAA